A DNA window from Caretta caretta isolate rCarCar2 chromosome 7, rCarCar1.hap1, whole genome shotgun sequence contains the following coding sequences:
- the CAMK1 gene encoding calcium/calmodulin-dependent protein kinase type 1 isoform X2: protein MMPLGEDGPSWKKRAQDIREIYEFRETLGTGAFSEVVLAEEKTSRKLVAIKCIAKKALEGKETSLENEIAVLHKLEPRDVPAAPDLAVSWDSWASGPPGQNPAATPLVLPAAGLGSAAGGPSGSRIKHPNIVALDDIYESGGHLYLIMQLVSGGELFDRIVEKGFYTERDASQLIRQILDAVRYLHDMGIVHRDLKPENLLYYSPDPDSKIMISDFGLSKIEGSGSVMSTACGTPGYVAPEVLAQKPYSKAVDCWSIGVIAYILLCGYPPFYDENDAKLFEQILRAEYEFDSPYWDDISESAKDFIQHLMEKDPSKRFTCEQALQHPWIAGDTALDKNIHQSVSEQIKKNFAKSKWKQAFNATAVVRHMRKLQLGTSQEGPGQTTPPSPCDLLEAAASNGSDSRGCDRSLGPSSHGPPQD from the exons gggAGCCTTCTCCGAGGTGGTGCTGGCCGAGGAGAAGACGAGCCGGAAGCTGGTGGCCATTAAGTGCATTGCGAAGAAGGccctggaggggaaggagaccaGCCTGGAGAACGAGATTGCTGTCCTGCACAA GCTGGAGCCTCGTGATGTCCCTGCCGCGCCTGACCTGGCCGTGTCCTGGGACTCGTGGGCGAGCGGCCCGCCTGGCCAAAACCCGGCTGCGACACCCCTGGTCCTGCccgctgctgggctggggagtgcGGCGGGGGGACCCTCTGGCAGCAG GATCAAGCACCCCAACATTGTGGCTTTGGATGACATTTACGAGAGTGGGGGTCACCTCTACCTCATCATGCAGCT GGTCTCGGGTGGGGAGCTCTTTGATCGGATTGTGGAGAAGGGTTTCTACACGGAGCGAGACGCCAGCCAGCTGATCCGGCAGATCCTGGACGCTGTGAGGTACCTGCACGACATGGGCATTGTGCACCGGGACCTGAAG CCCGAGAATCTGCTCTATTACAGCCCGGACCCGGACTCCAAGATCATGATCAGCGACTTCGGGCTGTCAAAGATTGAGGGCTCTGGCAGCGTCATGTCCACGGCCTGCGGGACCCCCGGCTATGTGG ccccggaggtGCTGGCCCAGAAGCCCTACAGCAAGGCTGTGGATTGCTGGTCCATTGGTGTCATCGCCTACATCCT gcTGTGTGGTTACCCCCCCTTCTATGACGAGAATGATGCGAAACTCTTTGAGCAGATCTTGCGGGCTGAGTACGAATTCGACTCGCCCTACTGGGACGACATCTCCGAGTCAG CCAAAGATTTCATCCAGCACTTAATGGAGAAGGATCCCAGCAAGCGCTTCACATGTGAACAGGCCCTGCAGCACCCCTG GATCGCCGGGGACACTGCGCTGGACAAGAACATCCACCAGTCTGTCAGTGAACAGATCAAAAAGAACTTCGCCAAGAGCAAGTGGAAA CAAGCGTTCAACGCCACCGCCGTGGTGAGACACATGAGGAAGCTGCAGCTTGGAACCAGCCAGGAAGGACCCGGGCAGACCACTCCACCCAGCCCCTGCGACCTGCTGGAGGCTGCCGCCAGCAATG GGTCAGACTCCAGGGGCTGCGACAGGTCGCTGGGGCCCAGCTCTCACGGCCCACCCCAGGACTGA
- the CAMK1 gene encoding calcium/calmodulin-dependent protein kinase type 1 isoform X5: MMPLGEDGPSWKKRAQDIREIYEFRETLGTGAFSEVVLAEEKTSRKLVAIKCIAKKALEGKETSLENEIAVLHKVSGGELFDRIVEKGFYTERDASQLIRQILDAVRYLHDMGIVHRDLKPENLLYYSPDPDSKIMISDFGLSKIEGSGSVMSTACGTPGYVAPEVLAQKPYSKAVDCWSIGVIAYILLCGYPPFYDENDAKLFEQILRAEYEFDSPYWDDISESAKDFIQHLMEKDPSKRFTCEQALQHPWIAGDTALDKNIHQSVSEQIKKNFAKSKWKPPVLVQQAFNATAVVRHMRKLQLGTSQEGPGQTTPPSPCDLLEAAASNGSDSRGCDRSLGPSSHGPPQD, translated from the exons gggAGCCTTCTCCGAGGTGGTGCTGGCCGAGGAGAAGACGAGCCGGAAGCTGGTGGCCATTAAGTGCATTGCGAAGAAGGccctggaggggaaggagaccaGCCTGGAGAACGAGATTGCTGTCCTGCACAA GGTCTCGGGTGGGGAGCTCTTTGATCGGATTGTGGAGAAGGGTTTCTACACGGAGCGAGACGCCAGCCAGCTGATCCGGCAGATCCTGGACGCTGTGAGGTACCTGCACGACATGGGCATTGTGCACCGGGACCTGAAG CCCGAGAATCTGCTCTATTACAGCCCGGACCCGGACTCCAAGATCATGATCAGCGACTTCGGGCTGTCAAAGATTGAGGGCTCTGGCAGCGTCATGTCCACGGCCTGCGGGACCCCCGGCTATGTGG ccccggaggtGCTGGCCCAGAAGCCCTACAGCAAGGCTGTGGATTGCTGGTCCATTGGTGTCATCGCCTACATCCT gcTGTGTGGTTACCCCCCCTTCTATGACGAGAATGATGCGAAACTCTTTGAGCAGATCTTGCGGGCTGAGTACGAATTCGACTCGCCCTACTGGGACGACATCTCCGAGTCAG CCAAAGATTTCATCCAGCACTTAATGGAGAAGGATCCCAGCAAGCGCTTCACATGTGAACAGGCCCTGCAGCACCCCTG GATCGCCGGGGACACTGCGCTGGACAAGAACATCCACCAGTCTGTCAGTGAACAGATCAAAAAGAACTTCGCCAAGAGCAAGTGGAAA CCCCCTGTCCTGGTGCAGCAAGCGTTCAACGCCACCGCCGTGGTGAGACACATGAGGAAGCTGCAGCTTGGAACCAGCCAGGAAGGACCCGGGCAGACCACTCCACCCAGCCCCTGCGACCTGCTGGAGGCTGCCGCCAGCAATG GGTCAGACTCCAGGGGCTGCGACAGGTCGCTGGGGCCCAGCTCTCACGGCCCACCCCAGGACTGA
- the CAMK1 gene encoding calcium/calmodulin-dependent protein kinase type 1 isoform X4, with the protein MMPLGEDGPSWKKRAQDIREIYEFRETLGTGAFSEVVLAEEKTSRKLVAIKCIAKKALEGKETSLENEIAVLHKIKHPNIVALDDIYESGGHLYLIMQLVSGGELFDRIVEKGFYTERDASQLIRQILDAVRYLHDMGIVHRDLKPENLLYYSPDPDSKIMISDFGLSKIEGSGSVMSTACGTPGYVAPEVLAQKPYSKAVDCWSIGVIAYILLCGYPPFYDENDAKLFEQILRAEYEFDSPYWDDISESAKDFIQHLMEKDPSKRFTCEQALQHPWIAGDTALDKNIHQSVSEQIKKNFAKSKWKQAFNATAVVRHMRKLQLGTSQEGPGQTTPPSPCDLLEAAASNGSDSRGCDRSLGPSSHGPPQD; encoded by the exons gggAGCCTTCTCCGAGGTGGTGCTGGCCGAGGAGAAGACGAGCCGGAAGCTGGTGGCCATTAAGTGCATTGCGAAGAAGGccctggaggggaaggagaccaGCCTGGAGAACGAGATTGCTGTCCTGCACAA GATCAAGCACCCCAACATTGTGGCTTTGGATGACATTTACGAGAGTGGGGGTCACCTCTACCTCATCATGCAGCT GGTCTCGGGTGGGGAGCTCTTTGATCGGATTGTGGAGAAGGGTTTCTACACGGAGCGAGACGCCAGCCAGCTGATCCGGCAGATCCTGGACGCTGTGAGGTACCTGCACGACATGGGCATTGTGCACCGGGACCTGAAG CCCGAGAATCTGCTCTATTACAGCCCGGACCCGGACTCCAAGATCATGATCAGCGACTTCGGGCTGTCAAAGATTGAGGGCTCTGGCAGCGTCATGTCCACGGCCTGCGGGACCCCCGGCTATGTGG ccccggaggtGCTGGCCCAGAAGCCCTACAGCAAGGCTGTGGATTGCTGGTCCATTGGTGTCATCGCCTACATCCT gcTGTGTGGTTACCCCCCCTTCTATGACGAGAATGATGCGAAACTCTTTGAGCAGATCTTGCGGGCTGAGTACGAATTCGACTCGCCCTACTGGGACGACATCTCCGAGTCAG CCAAAGATTTCATCCAGCACTTAATGGAGAAGGATCCCAGCAAGCGCTTCACATGTGAACAGGCCCTGCAGCACCCCTG GATCGCCGGGGACACTGCGCTGGACAAGAACATCCACCAGTCTGTCAGTGAACAGATCAAAAAGAACTTCGCCAAGAGCAAGTGGAAA CAAGCGTTCAACGCCACCGCCGTGGTGAGACACATGAGGAAGCTGCAGCTTGGAACCAGCCAGGAAGGACCCGGGCAGACCACTCCACCCAGCCCCTGCGACCTGCTGGAGGCTGCCGCCAGCAATG GGTCAGACTCCAGGGGCTGCGACAGGTCGCTGGGGCCCAGCTCTCACGGCCCACCCCAGGACTGA
- the CAMK1 gene encoding calcium/calmodulin-dependent protein kinase type 1 isoform X1, with amino-acid sequence MMPLGEDGPSWKKRAQDIREIYEFRETLGTGAFSEVVLAEEKTSRKLVAIKCIAKKALEGKETSLENEIAVLHKLEPRDVPAAPDLAVSWDSWASGPPGQNPAATPLVLPAAGLGSAAGGPSGSRIKHPNIVALDDIYESGGHLYLIMQLVSGGELFDRIVEKGFYTERDASQLIRQILDAVRYLHDMGIVHRDLKPENLLYYSPDPDSKIMISDFGLSKIEGSGSVMSTACGTPGYVAPEVLAQKPYSKAVDCWSIGVIAYILLCGYPPFYDENDAKLFEQILRAEYEFDSPYWDDISESAKDFIQHLMEKDPSKRFTCEQALQHPWIAGDTALDKNIHQSVSEQIKKNFAKSKWKPPVLVQQAFNATAVVRHMRKLQLGTSQEGPGQTTPPSPCDLLEAAASNGSDSRGCDRSLGPSSHGPPQD; translated from the exons gggAGCCTTCTCCGAGGTGGTGCTGGCCGAGGAGAAGACGAGCCGGAAGCTGGTGGCCATTAAGTGCATTGCGAAGAAGGccctggaggggaaggagaccaGCCTGGAGAACGAGATTGCTGTCCTGCACAA GCTGGAGCCTCGTGATGTCCCTGCCGCGCCTGACCTGGCCGTGTCCTGGGACTCGTGGGCGAGCGGCCCGCCTGGCCAAAACCCGGCTGCGACACCCCTGGTCCTGCccgctgctgggctggggagtgcGGCGGGGGGACCCTCTGGCAGCAG GATCAAGCACCCCAACATTGTGGCTTTGGATGACATTTACGAGAGTGGGGGTCACCTCTACCTCATCATGCAGCT GGTCTCGGGTGGGGAGCTCTTTGATCGGATTGTGGAGAAGGGTTTCTACACGGAGCGAGACGCCAGCCAGCTGATCCGGCAGATCCTGGACGCTGTGAGGTACCTGCACGACATGGGCATTGTGCACCGGGACCTGAAG CCCGAGAATCTGCTCTATTACAGCCCGGACCCGGACTCCAAGATCATGATCAGCGACTTCGGGCTGTCAAAGATTGAGGGCTCTGGCAGCGTCATGTCCACGGCCTGCGGGACCCCCGGCTATGTGG ccccggaggtGCTGGCCCAGAAGCCCTACAGCAAGGCTGTGGATTGCTGGTCCATTGGTGTCATCGCCTACATCCT gcTGTGTGGTTACCCCCCCTTCTATGACGAGAATGATGCGAAACTCTTTGAGCAGATCTTGCGGGCTGAGTACGAATTCGACTCGCCCTACTGGGACGACATCTCCGAGTCAG CCAAAGATTTCATCCAGCACTTAATGGAGAAGGATCCCAGCAAGCGCTTCACATGTGAACAGGCCCTGCAGCACCCCTG GATCGCCGGGGACACTGCGCTGGACAAGAACATCCACCAGTCTGTCAGTGAACAGATCAAAAAGAACTTCGCCAAGAGCAAGTGGAAA CCCCCTGTCCTGGTGCAGCAAGCGTTCAACGCCACCGCCGTGGTGAGACACATGAGGAAGCTGCAGCTTGGAACCAGCCAGGAAGGACCCGGGCAGACCACTCCACCCAGCCCCTGCGACCTGCTGGAGGCTGCCGCCAGCAATG GGTCAGACTCCAGGGGCTGCGACAGGTCGCTGGGGCCCAGCTCTCACGGCCCACCCCAGGACTGA
- the OGG1 gene encoding N-glycosylase/DNA lyase encodes MGRGGGPALWGHLPCRRSELRLELVLRCGQAFRWRESSAGHWTGVLAGRVWTLRQTEERLWYMVHQEEEEEEEEGSRAEATGQELQPRGSDPGSWQPEAPARAAPGGAGGCDAQQILRDYFQLDVGLAGLYEAWGAMDPHFRKVAANFPGVRVLRQDPVECLFSFLCTTNNHLARITGMIERLCRAFGRRLCQLDAEPYHAFPSLQALAGVDAERRLRALGFGYRAKFVSQSAQAVLRQFGAEGLHQLRSTPYPEARRLLCTLPGVGAKVADCVCLMALDKTEAVPVDTHVWQIARRDYGLELGSGARSVTMRVHSELGDFFRRLWGSHAGWAQAVLFCADLKMFRQNPGTSVGARGGLSPTAASLSCCRPTPALDAGGQDSTSPAATGTLYTEAAPATCALIGKFHRGASQKRPRGEKCRTSPSPSPQGAL; translated from the exons ATGGGGCGCGGCGGGGGCCCGGCGCTGTGGGGCCACCTGCCCTGCCGGCGCTCGGAGCTGCGGCTGGAGCTGGTGCTGCGCTGTGGCCAGGCCTTCCG CTGGAGGGAGAGCAGCGCCGGGCACTGGACCGGGGTCCTGGCGGGCCGCGTGTGGACGCTCAGGCAGACGGAAGAGCGGCTCTGGTACATGGTtcaccaggaggaggaggaggaggaggaggaaggcagccGCGCAGAGGCCACGGGGCAGGAGCTGCAGCCCAGGGGAAGCGACCCGGGGAGCTGGCAGCCTGAGGCCCCTGCCAGGGCGGCTCCGGGCGGCGCGGGCGGCTGTGATGCCCAGCAGATCCTCCGTGACTACTTCCAGCTGGACGTAGGCCTGGCCGGGCTGTACGAGGCCTGGGGCGCAATGGACCCGCACTTCCGGAAAGTGGCTGCCAATTTCCCAG GCGTCCGCGTGCTGCGCCAGGACCCCGTCGAGtgcctcttctccttcctctgcaccaCCAACAACCACCTGGCGCGCATCACGGGCATGATCGAGCGCCTCTGCCGGGCCTTCGGGCGCCGTCTCTGCCAGCTGGACGCGGAGCCGTACCACGCCTTCCCCTCGCTGCAGGCCCTGGCCG GGGTTGACGCTGAGCGCCGGCTCCGGGCTCTGGGCTTTGGCTACCGGGCAAAGTTTGTGAGCCAGAGCGCCCAGGCTGTGCTGAGGCAGTTTGGGGCCGAGGGGTTGCACCAGCTGCGCAGCACCCCCTACCCGGAAGCCAGGAGGCTGCTCTGCACCCTGCCCGGCGTGGGGGCCAAG GTTGCAGACTGCGTGTGCCTGATGGCGCTAGACAAGACGGAGGCCGTGCCCGTGGACACCCACGTGTGGCAGATCGCCCGGCGGGACTACGGCCTGGAGCTGGGCTCAGGCGCCCGGAGTGTGACGATGCGTGTGCACAGTGAGcttg GAGACTTTTTCCGGAGGCTCTGGGGATCCCATGCAGGCTGGGCGCAGGCG GTTCTCTTCTGTGCCGATTTAAAGATGTTCCGGCAGAACCCTGGCACAAGCGTCGGGGCAAGGGGGGGCCTATCCCCAACAGCGGCTTCTCTGTCCTGTTGCAGACCCACCCCTGCCCTGGACGCAGGGGGGCAGGACTCGACTTCGCCTGCGGCCACAGGGACTCTGTACACAGAAGCAGCTCCAGCCACTTGTGCCCTGATTGGCAAATTCCACCGTGGGGCCAGCCAGAAGCGGCCCCGTGGGGAAAAGTGccgcaccagccccagcccctccccacagggggcgctgtag
- the CAMK1 gene encoding calcium/calmodulin-dependent protein kinase type 1 isoform X3 codes for MMPLGEDGPSWKKRAQDIREIYEFRETLGTGAFSEVVLAEEKTSRKLVAIKCIAKKALEGKETSLENEIAVLHKIKHPNIVALDDIYESGGHLYLIMQLVSGGELFDRIVEKGFYTERDASQLIRQILDAVRYLHDMGIVHRDLKPENLLYYSPDPDSKIMISDFGLSKIEGSGSVMSTACGTPGYVAPEVLAQKPYSKAVDCWSIGVIAYILLCGYPPFYDENDAKLFEQILRAEYEFDSPYWDDISESAKDFIQHLMEKDPSKRFTCEQALQHPWIAGDTALDKNIHQSVSEQIKKNFAKSKWKPPVLVQQAFNATAVVRHMRKLQLGTSQEGPGQTTPPSPCDLLEAAASNGSDSRGCDRSLGPSSHGPPQD; via the exons gggAGCCTTCTCCGAGGTGGTGCTGGCCGAGGAGAAGACGAGCCGGAAGCTGGTGGCCATTAAGTGCATTGCGAAGAAGGccctggaggggaaggagaccaGCCTGGAGAACGAGATTGCTGTCCTGCACAA GATCAAGCACCCCAACATTGTGGCTTTGGATGACATTTACGAGAGTGGGGGTCACCTCTACCTCATCATGCAGCT GGTCTCGGGTGGGGAGCTCTTTGATCGGATTGTGGAGAAGGGTTTCTACACGGAGCGAGACGCCAGCCAGCTGATCCGGCAGATCCTGGACGCTGTGAGGTACCTGCACGACATGGGCATTGTGCACCGGGACCTGAAG CCCGAGAATCTGCTCTATTACAGCCCGGACCCGGACTCCAAGATCATGATCAGCGACTTCGGGCTGTCAAAGATTGAGGGCTCTGGCAGCGTCATGTCCACGGCCTGCGGGACCCCCGGCTATGTGG ccccggaggtGCTGGCCCAGAAGCCCTACAGCAAGGCTGTGGATTGCTGGTCCATTGGTGTCATCGCCTACATCCT gcTGTGTGGTTACCCCCCCTTCTATGACGAGAATGATGCGAAACTCTTTGAGCAGATCTTGCGGGCTGAGTACGAATTCGACTCGCCCTACTGGGACGACATCTCCGAGTCAG CCAAAGATTTCATCCAGCACTTAATGGAGAAGGATCCCAGCAAGCGCTTCACATGTGAACAGGCCCTGCAGCACCCCTG GATCGCCGGGGACACTGCGCTGGACAAGAACATCCACCAGTCTGTCAGTGAACAGATCAAAAAGAACTTCGCCAAGAGCAAGTGGAAA CCCCCTGTCCTGGTGCAGCAAGCGTTCAACGCCACCGCCGTGGTGAGACACATGAGGAAGCTGCAGCTTGGAACCAGCCAGGAAGGACCCGGGCAGACCACTCCACCCAGCCCCTGCGACCTGCTGGAGGCTGCCGCCAGCAATG GGTCAGACTCCAGGGGCTGCGACAGGTCGCTGGGGCCCAGCTCTCACGGCCCACCCCAGGACTGA